A genome region from Pseudomonadota bacterium includes the following:
- a CDS encoding efflux RND transporter permease subunit, with protein MNLPGFSVRRPIFTTMVTLIVVILGAFSLSRLQIDMLPNIELPTLTIRTQYDGASPEVMERLVTQIIEEIVATVPGVEEMTSTSSEGNSTVRVSFAWGTKIDTAAIDVQGKLEDEINELPEDIVRPRIRKFDIASFPVVLLGISSNLDPVELTELIEVQIRYRFARIPGVAQVDLWGGFNREVRIELDPERIKALGLPLDRVLESIRDANLDLPAGKIEQGRYEVMLRAPAEFTNLDQIRNTVIVRREDAVVTLGQIAEVKDTYEKLTRIIRVNGGRGLRVAIRKQANANTVEVSKRILDEIKAVNKAFPQINIVPVINQGNFIERSIANVARSVLYGGGLAILVLLLFLRNIRSTLVISLSIPISIVATFALIYFGKFTLNLMTLGGLALGVGMMVDSSIVVLENIFRRRSESGETPADAAVKGTLEVAAAIVASTITTLVIFLPLVFVRGVSGILFKELGYVIIFSLICSLAVSLTLVPMLASKFLNTSKELEKENKTGMGKLAFSSGNFLSGLTNTYLKLLDKALNHRMVTVILTLAVLGMSLLFLPFIGSEFLPPSDEGEVRVNGKMEIGTRLELVDQQTKIMEKIVKPAVPEAVASVVSVGAAGWRANEAAEGEIRMSLLPAAQRTRSNVEIAEDLRLKLKGRVPGMEIRVRAPQGQFMLERILGGDEGLSIEIRGYELATLNALAKRVAESIADVPGITDVQTSLEAGIPQQEIQVDRNKVADLGLSVRDVTRLIETAVAGSKAGEYRTGGNAYRILVQLKDAEKLSLNEVLNLTLTTASGEQVTLHNIVATKPGRGPLFIDRKDQQRYVTVQANVAGRDLGSVALDVKTRLEKIARPIGYDLIVAGNFEEQQKAFGELIISLVLALVLVYMVLACQYESFRDPLVVMLSVPLAGVGVLITLFITNTTLNVQSYIGCIMLGGIVVNNAILLVDQAGQLVKEGMGTKEAMTEAGRRRLRPILMTTLTTILGLMPLALGIGEGADAQAPLARAVVGGLAGSTLITLVLIPVVYSLFHPDPKAQHN; from the coding sequence ATTCAGCGTTCGGCGTCCGATCTTTACGACTATGGTGACTCTTATCGTTGTGATTCTGGGGGCCTTTTCCTTAAGCCGCCTGCAGATTGACATGTTGCCCAATATTGAACTGCCCACACTGACCATTCGCACACAATATGATGGTGCCAGTCCCGAAGTAATGGAGCGGCTGGTGACCCAGATCATTGAAGAAATTGTTGCTACCGTACCCGGCGTGGAAGAAATGACATCCACATCCTCGGAAGGTAACAGCACGGTTCGGGTCAGCTTTGCATGGGGTACTAAAATCGACACTGCGGCAATCGATGTTCAGGGCAAACTGGAAGATGAAATCAATGAATTGCCTGAAGATATCGTAAGGCCACGTATCCGAAAGTTCGACATTGCCAGTTTCCCTGTAGTATTGCTGGGAATTTCCAGTAATCTTGATCCGGTAGAACTTACTGAGTTGATAGAAGTCCAGATTCGATACAGGTTTGCGCGCATTCCAGGTGTGGCGCAGGTTGATCTCTGGGGGGGATTTAACAGGGAAGTCAGGATCGAACTTGATCCTGAACGGATAAAGGCGCTGGGACTGCCGCTTGACCGAGTGCTTGAATCCATTCGTGACGCAAATCTGGACCTTCCCGCAGGAAAGATTGAGCAGGGCCGTTATGAGGTAATGCTTCGCGCTCCGGCTGAATTTACAAATCTTGATCAGATTCGCAATACGGTCATTGTCCGGCGCGAAGATGCAGTTGTAACTCTCGGTCAAATTGCAGAAGTTAAAGATACCTATGAAAAGCTGACACGTATCATACGGGTTAATGGTGGTCGTGGATTACGCGTTGCCATTCGAAAGCAGGCTAATGCTAATACTGTTGAGGTTTCCAAACGTATCCTTGATGAAATTAAAGCGGTAAACAAAGCATTTCCTCAGATCAATATAGTCCCGGTTATTAATCAGGGCAATTTCATTGAACGCTCTATTGCAAATGTGGCTCGCTCGGTATTATATGGAGGCGGCCTTGCGATTCTTGTTCTTCTTCTTTTTTTGCGAAACATCAGAAGTACTTTAGTTATTTCGCTTTCGATTCCCATCTCAATTGTTGCTACGTTTGCTCTTATTTATTTCGGCAAATTTACGCTCAATCTTATGACATTAGGTGGGCTTGCGCTTGGCGTTGGAATGATGGTTGATAGTTCCATCGTTGTTTTAGAAAATATTTTCCGCCGCAGAAGCGAAAGCGGGGAGACTCCGGCTGATGCAGCGGTAAAAGGAACTTTAGAAGTTGCAGCTGCAATTGTTGCAAGCACCATTACAACATTAGTGATTTTCCTGCCGCTGGTGTTTGTCCGCGGTGTTTCGGGCATCCTTTTTAAGGAGCTGGGATACGTAATAATCTTTTCCCTCATATGTTCGCTTGCGGTTTCACTAACTTTGGTTCCCATGCTGGCATCCAAATTTTTAAACACAAGTAAGGAGTTAGAAAAAGAAAATAAAACCGGAATGGGAAAATTGGCATTTTCTTCCGGTAATTTTCTTTCCGGCCTTACTAATACCTATCTTAAATTGTTGGATAAGGCATTAAATCACCGTATGGTTACGGTTATTCTGACTTTAGCTGTACTTGGTATGAGCTTGCTTTTTTTACCTTTTATCGGCAGTGAATTTCTTCCACCAAGTGATGAAGGTGAGGTCCGTGTCAATGGAAAGATGGAAATCGGAACCAGACTTGAATTGGTAGATCAACAAACAAAGATAATGGAGAAGATTGTAAAACCTGCCGTGCCTGAAGCGGTGGCTTCGGTTGTAAGTGTGGGAGCCGCAGGATGGCGGGCCAATGAAGCGGCAGAAGGTGAAATTCGCATGTCTCTATTGCCGGCCGCCCAAAGGACACGCTCAAACGTGGAAATAGCCGAAGACCTTCGTCTAAAGTTAAAAGGTCGTGTTCCGGGTATGGAGATACGCGTTCGTGCACCCCAGGGACAGTTTATGCTCGAACGTATTCTCGGAGGTGATGAAGGACTTAGCATTGAAATTCGAGGGTATGAACTTGCAACGCTAAATGCCCTGGCTAAGCGCGTGGCGGAATCGATTGCTGACGTGCCGGGAATTACTGATGTTCAGACCAGTCTTGAAGCCGGTATCCCACAGCAGGAAATTCAGGTTGATCGGAATAAAGTAGCCGATCTTGGCTTAAGTGTACGGGATGTGACACGTCTGATAGAAACTGCGGTGGCCGGTTCCAAAGCCGGAGAATACCGCACAGGGGGAAATGCCTATCGTATTCTGGTACAGCTTAAAGATGCCGAGAAACTCTCATTAAACGAAGTACTGAACCTTACGCTGACAACCGCATCAGGAGAACAGGTTACACTGCACAATATAGTTGCCACAAAACCGGGTCGTGGCCCGCTTTTTATCGATCGTAAGGATCAACAGCGATATGTGACTGTTCAGGCAAACGTGGCAGGACGCGATCTTGGATCTGTAGCTTTGGATGTAAAAACCCGATTGGAGAAAATTGCCCGTCCCATCGGTTATGATCTGATAGTAGCCGGAAATTTTGAGGAACAGCAAAAAGCTTTTGGCGAGCTTATAATTTCACTTGTCCTGGCGCTTGTTCTTGTTTATATGGTGCTGGCCTGTCAATACGAGTCATTCCGTGATCCGCTGGTCGTTATGTTGTCCGTACCGCTTGCGGGAGTTGGGGTGCTGATTACACTTTTTATTACAAATACTACCTTAAATGTTCAGTCATACATCGGGTGTATAATGCTGGGAGGAATTGTGGTCAATAATGCAATTTTACTGGTTGACCAGGCCGGACAATTAGTTAAGGAAGGGATGGGCACAAAAGAAGCTATGACTGAGGCGGGTCGGCGCAGATTGCGGCCGATTCTTATGACAACTCTTACAACAATACTGGGTCTGATGCCTTTGGCTTTAGGCATAGGAGAGGGGGCCGACGCACAGGCTCCGCTGGCGCGTGCAGTTGTGGGAGGCCTTGCCGGATCAACACTTATTACACTAGTACTTATTCCGGTAGTCTATTCGTTGTTTCATCCGGATCCGAAAGCACAACACAATTGA
- the der gene encoding ribosome biogenesis GTPase Der, with protein MKPIVTIIGRPNVGKSTFFNRVTKTKDAIVDNFPGVTRDCMHRDAVWDDIEFTLVDTGGFASDDEDDINSKIRIHVKQSIDDADAIIMMLDGKNGVSPFDADIIQMLRLVTKPVFYVVNKIDGDGKEINLYEFYSLGLEKLYSLSAEHGYGVSDFLDDLCAIFPKVVHEKYQDITKIAVIGRPNAGKSSLINCILGKERHIVSDVPGTTRDAVDSVFEIKGKQYLIIDTAGIRRKSKVSKKIEKFSIIKALKSLDRCDVALIIIDASEGITDQDISIAGYAYERVCGCIFLLNKWDTVEKGEKTKKKFIEQLRYDAKYLSYAPAMTISAKTGLRVSKIFDLVDEVYKQYEFRIGTGELNRILESALSRTEPSLYRGRRLKFFYTTQVSVKPPTFIFFVNFPEAVHFSYKRFLINQIRLKTGLDKTPLKLVFKKRDGDRHKKK; from the coding sequence ATGAAACCCATAGTTACTATAATCGGCAGACCAAATGTCGGCAAATCGACCTTTTTTAACCGGGTTACAAAAACTAAAGATGCCATAGTTGATAATTTCCCGGGAGTTACAAGAGATTGTATGCACAGAGATGCTGTCTGGGATGATATTGAATTCACTCTTGTTGATACAGGCGGGTTTGCATCCGATGATGAAGATGATATTAATTCAAAAATTCGCATTCACGTAAAGCAATCAATAGATGATGCCGATGCAATCATAATGATGCTTGATGGAAAAAATGGCGTATCTCCTTTTGATGCAGATATTATCCAGATGTTAAGATTGGTTACCAAGCCTGTTTTTTATGTTGTTAACAAGATTGATGGTGATGGAAAAGAGATCAACCTATATGAATTTTATTCTCTTGGTTTAGAAAAGCTATATTCTTTATCAGCAGAGCATGGCTATGGAGTTTCTGATTTTCTCGATGATCTTTGCGCAATATTTCCAAAAGTTGTTCACGAAAAATATCAGGATATTACAAAAATTGCTGTTATCGGAAGACCCAATGCAGGGAAATCTTCATTAATAAACTGTATTCTGGGTAAAGAAAGGCATATAGTAAGCGATGTGCCGGGTACGACCCGTGATGCCGTTGATTCTGTTTTTGAGATAAAAGGAAAGCAGTATCTTATTATAGACACAGCAGGCATAAGACGAAAAAGCAAAGTATCAAAAAAGATTGAGAAATTTTCAATTATCAAAGCTTTAAAAAGTCTTGATAGATGTGATGTTGCTCTTATAATTATAGATGCCTCGGAAGGTATAACGGATCAGGATATAAGTATTGCGGGCTACGCTTATGAGAGAGTATGCGGCTGTATCTTTCTTTTAAACAAGTGGGATACCGTAGAAAAAGGAGAGAAAACAAAGAAGAAATTCATTGAGCAGTTAAGATATGACGCCAAATATTTAAGTTATGCTCCGGCAATGACAATTTCAGCAAAGACAGGGCTTAGGGTTTCAAAAATATTTGATCTTGTGGATGAAGTATATAAACAGTATGAATTTCGTATCGGCACCGGAGAATTGAACAGGATTTTAGAATCTGCCCTTAGCAGAACGGAACCGTCACTTTACAGAGGAAGAAGACTTAAATTCTTCTATACAACCCAGGTTTCAGTTAAACCCCCGACATTTATTTTCTTTGTGAATTTTCCTGAGGCGGTTCATTTTTCTTATAAAAGATTTCTTATAAATCAGATAAGACTAAAAACAGGACTTGATAAAACACCGTTAAAACTTGTTTTCAAGAAAAGAGACGGCGACAGGCATAAAAAGAAATAG
- a CDS encoding four helix bundle protein, with product MLKNYKELSVWQKSYKLCLHIYKVTKHFPKDETYGLTSQIRRSAVSIPSNIAEGYGRKTTLEYVRFLYIAYGSVCELETQMMISGDLGYVEKDRLQEIRDEIGDIERMLKAMIKSLENKHLNP from the coding sequence ATGCTTAAAAATTATAAAGAGCTAAGCGTTTGGCAAAAATCGTATAAGCTTTGTTTGCATATATATAAAGTAACGAAACATTTTCCAAAAGATGAAACATATGGTTTGACCTCACAAATCAGAAGATCTGCTGTTTCCATACCATCGAATATAGCCGAGGGATATGGGAGAAAAACAACCTTAGAGTATGTCAGGTTTCTATATATTGCTTATGGTTCAGTCTGTGAACTGGAAACCCAAATGATGATATCTGGTGACTTGGGTTATGTGGAAAAAGATCGGCTTCAGGAAATAAGGGATGAGATCGGGGATATCGAGAGAATGCTAAAAGCGATGATCAAATCCCTGGAAAACAAACACTTGAATCCTTGA
- a CDS encoding replication-associated recombination protein A: protein MRPRSLNEFAGQEHVVAEGTLIAHAIENDQVFSMILWGPPGCGKTTLARIIARETSSYFMHFSAVLAGVKDIRAVIEEAKNQLKLFKQKTILFVDEIHRFNKAQQDAFLHHVESGLITLIGATTENPSFEVISPLLSRCRVITLKTLSDDDVARIINGALKDKERGIGELNLLLSDEVLSHLVRISDGDARMALNSLEIAAKIAAGKKKKDDGEINITLTDIEKALQKKALLYDKTGEEHYNLISALHKSMRGSDPDAALYWLARMLSAGEDPLFIARRMIRFASEDIGNADPYALSVTVSAMEAFKFIGQPEGELALAQAVIYLSTAPKSNSVYTSYGRVQRAVKSEGALPVPFHIRNAPTSLMKDLGYGKDYKYAHDYKEDYVFQEYLPDKLEGVLFYFPTERGYEKTIRQRLEKWRKLKKEKKKSNT from the coding sequence ATGCGCCCAAGAAGTCTTAATGAATTTGCAGGTCAGGAACATGTTGTTGCTGAAGGGACCTTGATTGCGCATGCAATAGAAAATGACCAGGTTTTTTCAATGATACTCTGGGGCCCTCCGGGATGCGGTAAAACAACACTTGCAAGAATTATTGCCCGTGAGACAAGTTCTTATTTTATGCATTTTTCAGCAGTACTTGCAGGTGTTAAAGATATAAGAGCTGTAATTGAAGAAGCAAAAAACCAGCTTAAACTTTTTAAGCAAAAAACAATTCTTTTTGTTGACGAGATTCACAGATTCAACAAAGCACAGCAGGATGCATTCTTACACCATGTTGAAAGTGGACTAATAACCTTAATAGGTGCAACAACCGAAAATCCGTCTTTTGAGGTGATTTCTCCTCTTCTTTCACGATGCAGGGTAATTACTTTAAAAACCCTATCAGATGATGATGTGGCCCGGATAATTAACGGCGCCCTTAAAGATAAGGAAAGAGGGATTGGAGAATTAAACCTTTTGCTATCAGATGAAGTATTATCACATCTTGTAAGAATATCGGATGGTGATGCAAGGATGGCTTTAAACAGCCTCGAAATAGCTGCTAAAATTGCGGCAGGAAAGAAGAAAAAAGATGATGGGGAAATAAATATAACGCTTACAGATATAGAAAAAGCTCTTCAGAAAAAAGCTTTGCTGTATGACAAAACGGGTGAAGAACACTACAACCTGATATCTGCACTTCATAAGAGCATGAGAGGAAGTGATCCTGATGCTGCTTTATACTGGCTTGCCCGAATGCTTTCAGCCGGTGAAGATCCACTTTTTATAGCAAGAAGGATGATAAGATTTGCATCAGAAGATATCGGAAATGCCGACCCATATGCTTTAAGCGTTACGGTAAGCGCAATGGAAGCATTTAAATTTATCGGGCAACCCGAAGGAGAACTTGCTCTTGCACAAGCTGTAATTTATCTTTCGACTGCACCCAAGAGCAACAGCGTATATACTTCATATGGGAGAGTGCAAAGAGCCGTTAAAAGCGAAGGTGCGCTTCCTGTTCCTTTTCATATCAGAAATGCTCCAACATCTCTTATGAAAGATCTGGGCTACGGCAAAGACTATAAATATGCTCATGACTATAAAGAAGATTACGTATTTCAGGAATACCTGCCTGATAAACTTGAAGGCGTTCTTTTTTATTTTCCAACCGAAAGAGGTTATGAAAAAACAATCAGGCAAAGACTTGAGAAATGGCGTAAACTTAAGAAAGAGAAAAAAAAGAGCAATACTTAA